In Xenopus tropicalis strain Nigerian chromosome 5, UCB_Xtro_10.0, whole genome shotgun sequence, one genomic interval encodes:
- the t2r10 gene encoding bitter taste receptor 10 (The RefSeq protein has 1 substitution compared to this genomic sequence), whose protein sequence is MASPLEIFLLTLIWIVTAVGILLNAFIVAMPVIWWARYNKVEMIEFLLASVGMSRVVLLILWEVVNPLVPSSSILFGVVSMFLSFWSLWVATILCVFYSVKISSCHHPFFMFLKLNISKMLLGLFLVSLASSLLFSLPFKWLVYSTSINNATNSTNTTNSTGQGGTILEVNVINQYFLILIGSSLPLFIFCVAVAILIRSLWRHTRNMAEGNVDFGNPQIQAHLSAVKSMVSFLVLFTIYFVIVIVMSLPPLLDQNVLQLVFNIICSAYPLLHSLILVMYSRKLREALYWCLHCTCRVPSTERGSA, encoded by the coding sequence ATGGCTTCCCCGCTGGAGATATTTCTATTAACTCTTATCTGGATTGTGACTGCGGTGGGAATTCTGCTCAATGCTTTCATCGTAGCCATGCCCGTCATTTGGTGGGCGAGATATAACAAAGTAGAAATGATAGAGTTCCTGCTGGCCAGTGTGGGGATGTCCAGAGTGGTCCTACTGATATTATGGGAGGTCGTAAACCCATTGGTACCCAGCAGTTCTATCCTATTTGGAGTGGTCTCCATGTTCCTCAGCTTCTGGAGCCTCTGGGTTGCTACAATCCTGTGCGTCTTCTACAGCGTGAAGATCAGTAGTTGTCACCATCCGTTCTTCATGTTCCTCAAGCTGAACGTCTCCAAGATGCTGCTGGGCTTGTTCTTGGTGTCCCTGGCAAGTTCTCTCCTATTCAGCCTCCCCTTTAAATGGCTGGTGTACAGTACCTCCATCAACAACGCTACCAACTCTACCAACACTACCAACTCTACTGGACAGGGAGGGACCATCCTGGAGGTCAATGTTATCAACCAGTACTTTCTCATCCTGATTGGATCCTCGTTGCCACTCTTCATATTCTGTGTGGCGGTTGCTATTCTGATCCGATCCCTGTGGAGGCACACTAGGAACATGGCCGAGGGCAACGTGGATTTTGGGAACCCCCAGATTCAGGCTCATCTGAGTGCAGTTAAAAGCATGGTCTCTTTCTTGGTTCTGTTTACCATTTATTTTGTAATAGTCATTGTTATGTCTTTACCCCCACTGTTGGACCAAAAtgtgttgcagttggtctttaacATTATTTGTAGTGCCTACCCACTCCTACACTCTCTCATCTTGGTAATGTACAGCAGGAAGCTCAGAGAGGCTCTCTACTGGTGTCTCCATTGTACGTGTAGAGTCCCTTCCACGGAGAGAGGTTCAGCTTAG
- the LOC116411045 gene encoding taste receptor type 2 member 1-like — protein sequence MDLVLAVEIIAVTQFFLGAAVNGVIVGTFCLEWIRNRSLHVGDTTLMCLGFTRLFLHGSLFLFYLPQSFHAIHKPEVVTSISWALFVFFHTSSLWFASFLCAIYCVTVANYSNSLFVYVKRNISRLGTWMIVAILLTALTFSLLDWYIAYGFGLSPSNSTGIIQQRNSTGADGNAATTLGVQFVIYFMAVALPFTLYCLAALLLLNSLWRHVRQMRSSGTSFRSRSVDAHVGVLMKLAVSLLLYAVYYVTDTLGLYGQLETPWLLFCFVICCFYPTAHSLVLIYSNSRLRKACVATIRGAMSWEKRETQDNQTQSAD from the coding sequence ATGGATCTTGTTCTGGCTGTGGAGATCATAGCAGTGACTCAGTTCTTCTTGGGGGCTGCAGTAAATGGGGTCATTGTGGGGACCTTTTGCCTGGAATGGATAAGGAACCGGAGCCTCCATGTTGGTGATACCACCCTTATGTGCCTGGGCTTCACCAGACTCTTCTTGCATGGGTCTCTCTTTTTGTTCTATTTACCACAGTCCTTTCATGCGATCCATAAACCTGAAGTCGTAACCAGTATTTCTTGGGCTCTCTTTGTGTTTTTCCATACCTCCAGCCTGTGGTTTGCTTCCTTCCTCTGTGCCATCTACTGTGTGACAGTCGCAAACTATTCCAACTCCTTATTCGTCTATGTGAAGCGCAATATCTCCAGGCTTGGGACATGGATGATTGTGGCCATTCTGCTGACTGCTCTGACTTTCAGTCTCCTGGACTGGTATATTGCGTATGGTTTTGGCCTGTCTCCGAGCAATTCTACAGGAATTATACAGCAGCGGAACAGCACTGGGGCCGATGGGAATGCAGCCACCACCCTTGGGGTTCAATTTGTTATATACTTTATGGCGGTCGCACTGCCATTCACATTATACTGCCTGGCGGCTTTGCTTTTGCTGAACTCTCTATGGAGACACGTCCGACAGATGAGAAGCAGCGGAACAAGTTTCCGGAGTCGGAGTGTGGACGCTCACGTGGGAGTATTAATGAAACTGGCCGTGTCCCTGTTACTGTATGCTGTGTATTACGTAACGGATACTCTTGGCTTATATGGGCAGCTTGAAACACCTTGGCTCTTATTCTGCTTTGTTATTTGCTGTTTCTACCCCACTGCCCATTCTCTGGTCTTGATTTATTCCAACAGTCGGCTGAGGAAGGCCTGCGTAGCGACGATCCGTGGGGCCATGAGTTGGGAAAAGAGAGAAACTCAAGACAACCAAACCCAGAGTGCAGATTAA
- the t2r14 gene encoding bitter taste receptor 14 (The RefSeq protein has 5 substitutions and aligns at 92% coverage compared to this genomic sequence): MDFTTVDIVELVVSFIQFLFGITINGFIMGTFSMQWRRNKSLQASDTVLMFLSTTRFFWQWVLSLMILYNYITFSLDFLQLLTYISNFLELSSLWLTFTLCFTYCVKITDHPNSLFIYVKLRVSMLVKWMLLASLLASLAFTLLLRFSWDIFSTDTDPRNSTETNGTPSSELLVCYMGAVPPFLIFCLTLLLFIYSFWIFIHRFKRSRTGFESPVLSDHLKVLKKIFFALFLYVMYFISSGLFLFKRQQMAHWERWLFIIYQFYPTAYLGWLILLNCRLKTVFLSIYQRALRLIRNKSQITQTQRAV; the protein is encoded by the coding sequence ATGGATTTTACGACAGTGGATATCGTTGAGTTGGTCGTGTCATTTATTCAGTTTCTCTTTGGAATAACGATCAATGGGTTTATCATGGGGACATTTTCCATGCAGTGGAGAAGGAATAAAAGCCTTCAAGCCAGTGATACGGTCCTGATGTTCCTGAGTACAACAAGGTTCTTCTGGCAGTGGGTCCTTTCTCTAATGATTCTCTATAATTACATCACATTTTCTTTGGACTTTCTCCAACTTTTGACTTATATCAGTAATTTTTTAGAGTTGAGCAGCCTGTGGTTGACCTCTACTCTCTGCTTCACTTACTGTGTGAAGATCACAGACCATCCCAACTCCTTGTTCATCTACGTGAAGCTCAGGGTCTCCATGTTCGTGAAATGGATGCTTCTGGCCAGTCTGCTGGCTTCTCTGGCTTTTACTCTCCTGCTCAGGTTTTCATGGGATATTTTTTCTACAGACACCGACCCACGGAACAGCACCGAGACGAATGGAACTCCGAGCTCTGAGCTGCTTGTGTGCTACGTGGGAGCTGTGCCACCGTTCCTGATATTCTGCCTGGCACTTTTGCTTTTCATTTACTCTTTTTGGATTTTCATCCACAGGTTTAAAAGAAGCAGAACGGGTTTCGAGAGTCCTGTGTTGAGTGATCATTTAAAAGTGCTCAAAAAGATCTTTTTTGCTCTTTTcctttatattatgtatttcatCAGCTCTGGTTTGTTCTTGTTTAAACGGCAGCAAATGGCACATTGGGAACGAtggctttttattatttaccagTTCTACCCAACGGCTTATTTGGGTTGGCTCATCCTCCTCAACTGCAGACTGAAAACGGTTTTCCTGT
- the t2r13 gene encoding bitter taste receptor 13 (The RefSeq protein has 6 substitutions compared to this genomic sequence) produces the protein MDLGFQVILLVQFFLGISVNGFILGVLFTEWITGGSLNAIDMILISVGLIRFLWHWVISLTCLFPDAGLLVSAICITLSTLLNWSSFALVSVLCVTFCIKISNYNNAIFIYVKLRISDILKRLILGSLGISLAYSVISVPWDMVVPRQNNSDILLERSAFFLMGTSTDYSFALFCFAFSVSFIMRFASISALIHSLRRHMRQIQCSGEALQNPHLAAHIRVIKVMLIFLALYIMYFTSLVMGSLERYRTKQLPNYYVIVLCLYPSVHSGVLIYSNRRLRKACVAMCLGSIHWAKARKPIAQTQNPV, from the coding sequence ATGGATTTGGGTTTTCAAGTCATCTTATTGGTTCAGTTCTTCCTGGGGATCTCCGTAAATGGATTCATTCTTGGGGTACTTTTCACCGAGTGGATAACAGGTGGAAGCCTCAATGCCATCGATATGATCCTTATCTCTGTGGGTCTCATCAGGTTCCTCTGGCATTGGGTCATTTCTCTGACCTGCCTATTTCCCGACGCTGGTTTATTGGTATCGGCCATTTGTATTACTCTCAGCACTTTACTGAACTGGAGCAGctttgcactggtttctgtgctcTGCGTCACCTTCTGTATCAAAATCTCAAACTACAACAACGCCGTTTTCATTTACGTCAAGCTCAGGATCTCCGATATACTGAAAAGGCTGATCCTGGGTTCTCTGGGGATCAGTTTGGCTTACAGTGTGATTTCAGTGCCCTGGGATATGGTTGTGCCCCGACAGAATAACTCTGACATTTTGCTGGAGAGGAGCGCGTTCTTCCTAATGGGGACAAGCACGGACTATAGCTTCGCTCTGTTCTGCTTTGCATTTTCCGTATCGTTTATAATTCGATTTGCCTCCATCTCAGCTTTGATTCACTCTCTCAGGAGACACATGCGACAGATACAACGCAGCGGGGAAGCCCTACAAAACCCACACCTGGAGGCCCATATAAGAGTAATAAAAGTAATGATACTATTTCTGGCCCTTTACATTATGTATTTCACATCGCTGGTCATGGGTTCCCTCGAAAGGTACAGAACTAAGCAGCTGCCGAATTACTATGTCATTGTACTGTGCCTGTACCCCTCTGTCCATTCTGGGGTCCTGATCTACTCCAACAGGAGGCTGAGAAAGGCCTGTGTGGCCATGTGTCTTGGATCCATTCATTGGGCAAAGGCCAGGAAACCAATCGCCCAAACCCAGAACCCAGTCTAA
- the tas2r4 gene encoding taste 2 receptor member 4 (The RefSeq protein has 4 substitutions compared to this genomic sequence), producing MELAVTGMLFSQLALGVAINGFIVGTYLLEWRKKRSLRMTDVVLVCLAVNRFLWQLFHTLGSVFSFVQVVVTITYQVVYSVCAFLNWSGLWLASVLSVIHCVKISNYNNWLFINLKRRICWLVQWLLLANLLTSLAFTLALVWFTFPENPANSTDVSSQTNATVNLLQNIPSPLLVLCLGSLLPFIIFCVAVSLLINSLRIHVQQMRSRATGFQTPHLEAHIRVIKSMAFFLVLFLLYLVVTILGAGKKNVGNWLYFYLGMAFYPSLHSAVLIYSTRQLRMACLAIYYGTKKLICVHHGKVPPDLQ from the coding sequence ATGGAATTGGCTGTGACTGGGATGTTGTTTAGCCAACTGGCGCTGGGGGTGGCCATTAATGGCTTCATCGTGGGGACGTACCTGCTGGAATGGAGGAAGAAGCGAAGTCTCCGTATGACCGACGTAGTCCTGGTGTGCTTGGCCGTCAATAGATTCCTGTGGCAGCTGTTCCATACCTTGGGGTCGGTATTTTCATTCGTGCAAGTCGTAGTCACCATCACGTATCAGGTTGTCTATTCCGTCTGTGCCTTTCTAAACTGGAGCGGCCTGTGGCTCGCCTCGGTGCTCAGCGTCATTCACTGTGTGAAGATCTCCAACTACAACAACTGGCTGTTCATCAATCTGAAGCGGAGGATCTGCTGGCTGGTCCAATGGCTCCTTCTGGCCAATCTCCTGACTTCTCTGGCTTTCACTCTTGCACTTGTGTGGTTCACATTCCCCGAGAATCCAGCCAATTCTACAGATGTCTCCTCACAGACCAACACAACCGTGAACCTTCTCCAGAACATTCCCAGTCCATTATTGGTTCTGTGCTTGGGATCCCTTCTGCCGTTCATCATATTCTGTGTCGCCGTTTCACTACTGATCAATTCCCTGCGAATACACGTCCAACAGATGAGAAGCCGAGCAACAGGGTTCCAGACGCCGCACTTAGAAGCTCATATAAGGGTGATAAAGAGCATGGCCTTTTTCCTTGTcctcttttttctttatttagtgGTCACTATTTTGGGGGCAGGTAAGAAGAATGTTGGTAATTGGCTGTATTTCTATCTTGGGATGGCCTTCTACCCATCACTCCATTCTGCTGTGCTGATCTATTCCACTCGCCAGTTAAGAATGGCATGTTTAGCTATTTATTATGGAACCAAAACGTTCATTTGTGTGCATCATGGAAAGGTCCCACCGGATCTGCAGTAA